The sequence ATGGTGGATGCCACCAACATGGATGAAGCCGTCATGTACGCATGCTCCATTGCAGAACCGGGCTATAAGATCCTCTTTTCACCCGGTTGCGGATCATACGGAGAATATGAGAGTTTTAAAGAAAGAGGCCGTGACTTCAAGACCAGGGTCATTGATATTTATAAAGGATTATTAAGAGGATAATGAAGATTGCACTGACACGATATATGAAAGGCGACCGCGTCATTTGGGCGGTGGTGTTTCTGCTGTCGCTGTTTTCACTTCTGGCTGTTTACAGTTCAACCGGAACATTGGCATACCGTTATCAGGAAGGAAATACAGAGTATTACCTGATCAAACATCTGGCTCTGCTACTGGCCGGTTTCGCTATTATCTATCTGTTTCATACCATTAAATACACTTACTATTCACGAATGTCACAGGTGGCCGTGTATTTGTCCATTCCCCTCCTGCTTCTGACATTGGTCATGGGTACCAATCTGAACGCCGCCAACCGGTGGCTGACGTTGCCGGTGATCAACCTTACTTTCCAAACATCAGATCTCGCTAAGTTGGCATTGATCGTTTATGTGGCCCGCCTGCTTTCCAAAAAGCAACACCTGATGAATAATTTCAAGGAAGCTTTTGTGCCTATTATTCTTCCCATCGCCATCGTATGCGCCCTGATCCTTCCGGCTGACTTTTCTACCGCCGTGATCCTGTTCGCAACGTGTACAATCCTGATGTTCCTTGGAGGAATGCGCATTCGATACCTGCTGGGATTGGGTGGGGTGAGTCTCCTGACCGCAGGTCTCCTGTCGCTCCTGTTGTTTACACTGCCGGATGATATGCTGCTCGGACGTATGTCCACCTGGAAAAGCCGGCTCCAGGAATTTTTCAATGCATCCGGTGAAGAAAGCGCCGATAGCCACGATAAAAACTATCAGGTAGAACAATCCAAAATAGCGATCGCATCCGGTGGCTTTGTGCCCAAAGGTCCGGGAAAAAGCCGTCAACGGAATTTTCTACCTCACCCTTACTCCGACTTTATCTACGCGATCATCATTGAAGAATACGGGTCCATCCTGGGAGGCACCACCATACTGCTTTTGTATATGATCCTGCTTTATCGGATCACCAGAATTTCTATTCGCAACCCGGGATCATTCGGCGCCATGCTGGCCATGGGTTGCGGACTGCTGCTGATCCTTCAGGCCATGATCAATATGGCTGTAGCCGTAGGCATCGTGCCTGTAACCGGACAAACGCTTCCACTCGTGAGCATGGGTGGAACATCGATCATATTTACATCGGCAGCACTGGGCATTATCCTCAGTGTAAGCCGTGAACGTGGAACCGAAAAAGTGACTGTCAATGCCTAAAGTGATGATCAGCGGAGGAGGAACAGGCGGACATATCTATCCCGCCATCGCCATTGCACATGCGTTGCAACGGCTGACAGGCAATGCAGAAATCCTTTTCGTAGGTGCAAAAGGCCGGATGGAAATGGAAAAGGTACCGGCCGCAGGCTTTCCCATTGAGGCACTCTGGATCAGCGGACTGCAACGCAAACTCACATTCAGGAATTTGCTCTTTCCTGTAAAAGTACTGGCGAGTCTGTTGAAGGCAGGAAGACTTTTATCTGCCTTCAAACCCGATGCTGTTGTAGGAGTAGGTGGATATGCCAGCGGCCCGCTTCTCTACATGGCCACACGTAAGGGAATCCCAAGCCTGATCCAGGAACAGAACTCCTATGCAGGCATCACCAATAAACTTCTGGGCAAAAGGGTGGATCGCATCTGTGTTGCCTATGACGGTATGGAAAAATATTTTCCCGCTGCTAAGATTCTCCTTACGGGAAATCCGGTTCGGCAGGATATCACAAATCTGGACGGGAAGAAAGAAAAAGCCCTGGAACATTTCGGACTGCAAACCGGCAAGAAAACATTACTGGTCATCGGTGGAAGTCTGGGCGCAGCCACCATCAATGCTTCTATGCTCCTGGCCCTTCCCGATCTCGTTGCCAATGACATCCAGGTGCTATGGCAAACCGGGGCACGACAATTCGAAGAGATGAATGAACAGGGTTCGGTTTATGCCGCCAAAGGGGTGCATGTCCTGAAGTTCATCCAGGAAATGGACCTCGCGTATGCCGTGGCCGACCTGGTGGTATCCCGGGCCGGTGCCAGCTCGATCTCAGAATTGTGCCTGGCAGGAAAGGCAGCCATACTGGTTCCATCTCCGAACGTTGCAGAAGATCATCAAAACAAGAACGCTAAAAGTCTGGTAGATAAACAAGCGGCGGTAAGAATAGCGGATGCTGATGCCCGTGAGAAACTGGGAGCGACCGTGGTTCACCTGATGGCCGATGATGATGAAAGGAAAAAACTGGAGACAACGATTCTCACGCTGGCACAAAAGGATGCGGCCGACCGCATCGCCAAAGAAGTGATCAAACTTTACGAAAATAATCTGAAGAAGGCTTC is a genomic window of Flavobacteriales bacterium containing:
- a CDS encoding FtsW/RodA/SpoVE family cell cycle protein, with the protein product MKIALTRYMKGDRVIWAVVFLLSLFSLLAVYSSTGTLAYRYQEGNTEYYLIKHLALLLAGFAIIYLFHTIKYTYYSRMSQVAVYLSIPLLLLTLVMGTNLNAANRWLTLPVINLTFQTSDLAKLALIVYVARLLSKKQHLMNNFKEAFVPIILPIAIVCALILPADFSTAVILFATCTILMFLGGMRIRYLLGLGGVSLLTAGLLSLLLFTLPDDMLLGRMSTWKSRLQEFFNASGEESADSHDKNYQVEQSKIAIASGGFVPKGPGKSRQRNFLPHPYSDFIYAIIIEEYGSILGGTTILLLYMILLYRITRISIRNPGSFGAMLAMGCGLLLILQAMINMAVAVGIVPVTGQTLPLVSMGGTSIIFTSAALGIILSVSRERGTEKVTVNA
- the murG gene encoding undecaprenyldiphospho-muramoylpentapeptide beta-N-acetylglucosaminyltransferase, whose translation is MPKVMISGGGTGGHIYPAIAIAHALQRLTGNAEILFVGAKGRMEMEKVPAAGFPIEALWISGLQRKLTFRNLLFPVKVLASLLKAGRLLSAFKPDAVVGVGGYASGPLLYMATRKGIPSLIQEQNSYAGITNKLLGKRVDRICVAYDGMEKYFPAAKILLTGNPVRQDITNLDGKKEKALEHFGLQTGKKTLLVIGGSLGAATINASMLLALPDLVANDIQVLWQTGARQFEEMNEQGSVYAAKGVHVLKFIQEMDLAYAVADLVVSRAGASSISELCLAGKAAILVPSPNVAEDHQNKNAKSLVDKQAAVRIADADAREKLGATVVHLMADDDERKKLETTILTLAQKDAADRIAKEVIKLYENNLKKAS